The window CGTATCGCGATACGCAGCCGGATCGCGCGGTCGCCGTACCAAATGCAATTGCTGACGAGCTCAGCCTCTATTACGAAACGATCTCAACGAGCAGGGCCGACTCGACGATCGCGAAGCTTGATGCTGCCATCGCTGCATCGTTGCAACGCATAGAACTGCTGAGTCGTCGGATTGCCGTCCAGTCCGCGCACGACCCTCTCGTCCAATCGGACCATGCGTTCACAGCGCTAACCGCAAGGCTGGACGACCTAACCAGCCAGCGTCAATTTGCGCGAGTAGCGCTCGAGGCCGACATGGCGGCCCGAAACGCGCTCTCGGGAAGTCCAGCTCTCTCAAAGATCGCGCGTCATGAAGAACTTCAGAATGATTCGACGTATGGAGAACTTGCTGCCGGAACGGCAAAAGACGCCGCAGCACTAGCTTTCACGAAGGCGGCCTATACCGGGCGATACCCTGGACTTCCAGGATTGAAAACTAAAGTCGAGGCTGAGCGACAGGCAACCGAATCACGTGAGAGAGCGACGATCGCGTCTCCGAACGCCTATAGTCCGTCGCTTGCCGCAAACGAACTCGAGCAGCGGAAGGCTGAAGGCGTTATTATCGGCGACCGGGCGAAGGTCGCCGCAATCGATACTCTTGTAGCGCAGACGAAGGCGCAGCTGCGCGACTTGCCGAGCGCAACGGCGACTGAGGAACAGTTGAGGCTGAAGCAGGACGCTGCAAAGGCGGATTATCTCGCGCTGACCGGCCAACGAACGGCGGCCGTCGCGAGTCGCGCGGAAGCGTTGTCGCTAGGCTCAGTCGTCGTCGTCGATCGTGCGGTTCGGGCCGACGCAGCCGTCGTTGGTTTGAGCGGGATCCGACTCGCTGCAATGGTTTTCTTACTTGTCCTAAGCTTCGCGCTTGCGAGCGCCTACGTGGCTGAGATGCTGGATCCGCACCTGCGCCGCCCAAGTCAAATCGAGGACATGTATGGCGCGCATCTGATCGCGACCTTGAGCATGGATCAGTAAGCGCTATGAATGAAATGCTCGCATCACACTTTCAAACCGTTCGCACGCGTGTCGAAGCCGAAGTCAAACTGCATTCCATCATTATGGTGACCTCGGCAAAGGCCGACGATGGAGCTAAGCTCACGGCCTTCGGTCTCGCTGAATGCCTCGCGTCGGCCGGACATCAGACCGCACTCATCGACGCGGCGGCCAATCCGGATGCTGCAGTCAACGGTCGCTTCAAGACGAAGGCACGCTGCGGCTTTCCAATTTATGCGATGCCGGAAGGCGACGGCACGCAATCGCGTGCACGCGACGCGCTCGAGTCGCTCGAGCGTCAAGTGCGTGAAGAATTTGATTACACGATCATCGATGCGCCGCCGTTCATGCATCACAACGTTACCGTGGCTCTGGCTCGGACCGTTGATGCGGTAGTCGTTACGTTGCGCCTCGGCCGCAAGCCGAGCAAAGCCGATCAGTTCACGCTTCATGCGCTGGGCCGCGCCGGCGCGCGCGTACTCGGTATAATCGCCGTGACCCCTGAGAGTATCGAGCATTTCGATGAAGTCGGCGGCGCGCAATACATTGCAGACCCAATTCGGCGAGTTGCCGCGCACGCAGCCAATGGAACCACAGGTGCCGGGATGCAAATCCGTGCTCGACGAGCTCGTTGATTAGATGCTCCACCTCGTAACCGGCGGAGCCGGCTTCTTAGGCGCTCATCTTACAAATGCTCTCGTAGACGACGGTCACTCGGTTATCATAGCCGACAACTTTTCTACCGGTCACGTTCGCAACCTCGAATACGCGATCTCCACGGGACGTGCTACGCTCGTCTACGTGGACGTGGCGCAACCATATGCGGACCTTTGCCACATCCTTGCCGACGCCGTAAAGACTCGAATCGAGCGCATTTATCACCTCGCGTCGCCCGCGAGTCCGAAAGCGTACGGCGAGCACCCGTGGGAAACGCTGCAAGTCAATGCAATTGGCACCATGGCGCTTATAGATCTTGCGCTCGAACACGAGGCGCGCTTTCTGTTCGCATCGACTTCCGAAATCTATGGCGATCCGCTCGTGCATCCGCAGCCGGAGAGTTACTTCGGCAACGTGGATCCGATTGGACCGCGGAGCTGCTATGACGAGGGCAAGCGGTTCGGCGAAGCCGCGGTAGCGACCGCAGTACGAACTCGTCAGCTCGACGGGCGCGTCGTGCGGTTTTTCAATTGTTATGGACCGGCAATGGACGAGAGCGATGGACGTTTGGTCCCAGAGCTATTCCACGCGGCCGAGGCAGGTTTACCACTTCCCATCCACGGCACCGGAAAACAAACGCGGTCGATGACATACGTCGACGATGCGATGGTCATGTTACGAGCGGTTATGGATCGGACGCAGCCCGAACTTCAACCCGTCAACATCGGCAGTGACGAGGAACTCACAGTGGAGGAGATTGCGCGTGTCGTCGCTCGCGTTTGCGGCGTCGCTTTCGAAACGCAATATCTGCCGGCGCGTGAGGGGGATCCGCAGATGCGTAAGCCCGACCTCACCCGAATTCGGTCCTATGGCGTGCCGCCCCCGACGACACTCGAAGAAGGCTTGCGTGCGACATATCGGTGGCTTCGCGACGAACGTCGTGCTTTCGCCTAAATGCTGGTTCAACCGACAACTGCGGAGTACTTAGACTTTCATTTCGCGGGGACAGACGCACGCGTAAGCGCGCCGCAGCGTATCCTCTCGGTTCTCAACCAAATGCTCGCTCCTCTTTCGAGCACATGGGTAGGGCTAAAGTCTCCCATCGCGATCGAGATCGCGTTCGATGAAGAAGTCTGGCGTATTACCGGGAGCTCGCCCAGCGCCGGCAAGGCGCTCGGGCGTTTGACACCTCTGCCTCAGGTGGCGGGAGCCGCGATCTCGTCGTTGCTCGCGGAGCTCGCGCATCACCGAGCGGTTAGCGTATGGCGTGCTACGATTGTCGAATCCCAAGGTAACGCGCTCGCGTTTGTCGGCGACGATTGGGAGTCTTGCATCACGTTGACCGCGCATCTGCACGCTCGAGGCTGGCGAATTCTCAGCGGAGATTACGCGTTGGTCGACATTCCCACGATGACGGCGATCCCATTTCAGAAATTGCTTCACGTCAACTCGTCGAGTCTTTCTTCGTTTCCCTTAGCGTACCGCCGCGCAGTCGAAGCGTCGCCATGGTACTCGTTGGCACATACGATCGCCTTCTATGCAATCGACCCGACACTTGTCACCGGGACGGTCGCTTGGGCGGAGCAGTGCGTCATCAGATCGATTCTCAAAGTAGACGGGCGCATCGCCGACCATCCCACCCTTGAAGCCGCCGAAGACTTCGCAATTACCGAAACTCTGCGCCTCAGTGACCTCGGCGTGGGCCTGGACAGCGCAATGTTAATCCCGGGCAGCTTTATCGAGACTGCCGATTTCGTGGAACGCTGGTTCCATACGTTGTCACCATGCGGCTCCTAACACAATCGGGGTTTTATCTCATCGGGCGTGTCGGCCCCGCGGCTATCGGCGTCTGTGGCATCGCAATCTATACGCGTTTGCTTGATCCTGCGAGCATCGGCACGTATGCGATACTGCTGAGCACCTCGCTCTTGGCGAGCGGGATCGGCTTCACGTGGCTTCGCATTGCTGCGCTTCGAGTTGCCGCGGGAGAGAAGAAGCTCGAGACTGACTTTACGACGACGGTAGGGCTCCTATTTGTGGGAACGGCGATCGTGGTCGCGGTTATCGAGGGTGTCGCTCTGCATTTTTATCAGCGGGGCTTCTCGGTGGACTTGATCGTGCTCGCAGCCGCCGCGGCAATATCGGCTGCATGGTACGACCTCAACGCAAGCCTGCTTCAGGCGCGCCTCAAAGTCGTCTCGTGGGGCCTCCTGAATTTGGCCCGTGCTGTGGTGGCCGTTACGTGTTCGGTTGTGCTGATTTATGCCGGTTTCAGAGAGGAAGCATTGCTGGGCGGTTTCGTGTTCGGCAATGCGTCGACGCTAGCGTTCATGAAGATGTGGCGTCCGGCAGTCACCGGTCGCTTTGACGCCGCGCTGTTTTGGCGCTGTTTTCATTTTGGCTGGCCCCAAAGCGTAAACGCCGCCCAAGCCCTTATCGCGCCAACCTTCCAGCGCTGGACGCTGCAGCTCATCGCCGGGAGCGGAGCAGTCGGAATTTTCGCGGTCTCACAAGACTTTTCAACTCAAACGATCGCGAGCATTGTCGGAGCGATAAGCCTTGCCGGCATTCCGCTCGCATACCGGGAAAAAGAACGCGGCGACGTCGCGGCGCTCAACGCTCAGCTGCGCGAGAATGCCGGCCTCATTTTCGCAATCGCGCTTCCCGCGACGGTCGGGTTTGCGATCCTCTCATCGCCGATCGCACACTCGCTCTTTGGTATGCGCTTCTGGAGCGGAGCTTCGCTCATTCTCACGCTCGTCGGCGTCTCGGCGTTCGCTGTCAATCTACGGACGTACTACTTCGATCAAGCATTCGAATTGGCGATGGAGACGCGTCCCCAGGCCGCGATCTCGGTTATCGGAACGGTCCTCGCAGTGGCAGCCACGCTGATCTTGGTGCCGCGTTTCGCGGCAGTGGGTGCCGCCGTCGGCGGATTGCTTGCAAGTATTGTCTGTCTTGTGCTCAGCATTGTCTGGGGCATGCGTATTCTGAGAATGCCGCTTCCGATTCGCGACTGGAGTCGTACCGCAATCGCGACTATCGGTATGGGACTCGTCCTTGTCCTCGTTCCGAAGGAAAACAATCTTCTTGGTCTATTTTTCGCAATCTCCGGCGGAACGATAGTCTACATCGTGCTCTCATCCGCAATGCGTTTTTCACTCCTCCGCACGCATTTCGGCGGGCGGTTTGTGTGGCTGCAGCGATGACGGCAACTCCGCGTCACGTTGATTCGTACGATCTCTATGGTGGGAAGATTACGCCGGTGACGATCGACGATTTGCTTAGCTTGCTCGAATCTTACGTCGATTGTGGGCAACAGTGCATTGTGGCGTCGCAAAACATGCATGGACTGCGCGTTCGTCTCCAAGACGCGGCCATGAGGCGTCTGCACGAACTCCCGCAGACATACGTCCACATCGACGGAATGCCGTTAGTATTGCTTTCCCGTCTGCGCGGCATTCAGGCCAGCCGCCGTCATCGCGTTACGCTCGTCGACTTCATCTGGCCGCTGCTTGCGCTCGCCGAACGTCGTGCTTGGCGCGTCTATTTTCTCGGTGGCAGCGATGCGGTGGTTCAGGCTGCGAGTGGTCGCATCGGGGCTCGGTTCCCCCGGTTGGACTTTCGGGCGCGTCAGGGATATTTCGAAGAGTCCTCGTCATCGGCGGTGGCGAGCCAGATTGCGAGCTTTGCGCCGCACGTCGTTCTGGTCGGCATGGGTATGGGGCGTCAGGAAAGTTGGATCCTAGACCACTACGAAGCGCTTGCGCCGGCATCAATCGTGACGGTCGGTGCCTGCATGGAATACATCGCCGGCACCGTAGGCACTCCGCCCCGCTGGATGGGGCGTACGGGTCTAGAGTGGCTTTACCGGTTTGCGGAAAATCCGTCTCGGTTTTGGCGCCGCTATCTGATCGAACCGTGGATCGTGTTGGCTTATGTCCTGTGGTACACGGTTTCGCGTTGAAAGTTCTCGTCGTCACCGATCAGGTTCCGGGTCACGATCTCGCGTTTCAGAAGTCGGGGCACGCGCAGTATCTCGGTTCTTTGCTCAAGCACTTTGCTGTTCGCGGCGACAATGTCACACTGGTAGTATTCCGGCCAAAGGTCGACTTCTTGGCTCTATCTTCACGCCGTCTTGGCTATGACTTGATCGGGCCGTCCTTTGCGCACATCGGTGCGTCGATCGTTCTGCTTTCTCCGATTGGAATCTGTCGATGGATCGCCTGGAAGATCTTCGCGCGCCTACCACAACGCTGGCAGTCCGCGATCGACAGCGTCCGCCAGCGCTTCCGCCGAGCTCGCAAAACCGTACACCACCTTGGTACCTTCATCGCCGAAGCAGAGATCGAATTCGTTCGTGTAGCCATTCGAACAGCGAAGTTCGATCTCGTCGTGTACGATGGTATATTCAATAGCTGCGGTCGCATCGAAGATGCGCAGCACTGGCTGCTCGCCCATGAGGTCAAACATGAGCGGACGGCGATCTTCGCACGACAGGGGGTTGACGTCACGGCTTCCGCCGTAAGCGCCGAGGTCGAGAGCCGGATTCTCGCAGACGTAGACACGGTAATCGCCATTCAACAGGAAGATGCGCGAGAGTTCCGGCGGTTATCACCGGGCTCGCGAGTTATCGTCCTCCCGGCGACGATTGCTATGTCTCCGCGGCGCAGCGTTGTCGAAGCGACGCGCCGTCGCTGTATGTTCGTCGGCAGCGGTTCGTACCACAACTATGATGGCATAAGTTGGTTCATCCGCGAATGCTGGCCGCAAATTCGCGCCGCGATCCCTGCCGCAACGCTTGATATCTTTGGCAGCGTGTGCTATCGCCTAGGCGAGCCTCCGCCCGGAGTGACTCTACACGGTGTCGTGGACGACCTTTCTCCCGAGTATGCATCGGCTTCAGTTACCATTGTTCCACTCCGCGTCGGAAGTGGTCTAAAAGTAAAGTTAGTCGAGGCATTCGCTCACGAGCAGGCGATCGTGACGACGCCGGTCGGAGCGCAGGGTCTCATGGAGATCGAGCCGCGTCCCTTCGTGATCGCGCATCCGAGTGCAGAGTTCGCCGCTGCGACTGTTGCTCTTCTAAGTGATCCTGAGCGGCAACGTGTGCTTCGCGCTGTTGCGCGACGCTGCGCCCAATCATTTGCTCCCGACACTGCCTTCGGCGAGTTTGACGATGCACTGGCATCCGACACGCGAGTATCCGCATGACGCGCGTCTGCATTGCAGTGCCGACGTTCCGAAGGGTAGAGTACCTCGGCAAGCTGTTGACAACGCTCTCGAATCTGACGCCCCTTGATCGCGAGTTCACAGTCGGCGTCGTCATCTTGGACAACGATCCGGACGGCAGCGCGCGAAGCACGGTAAGCGGAACCGCTGCGACATTCCCGTTTGCGCTGCATTACGAGCACGTTCCCAGCCGCGGGTTGTCGACCGTTCGCAATTACGCACTAGCTTATGCGCTGCAGCATGCGGACGTCCTGGTTATGCTCGATGACGATGAGCTGCCGGAGCCGCAGTGGTTAAGTGAGCTGCTTCGGGTTGCGCGAGCCACAGCCGCGGATGCCGTGATCGGTCCCGTGCAAGCGCTGTTGCCCGACGACGCTCCACGTTGGATTCGCGAATTTCGCGCTCGCGAATACCCACGCTTTCGCGACGGAGAACTCGTCGCCGACGGCTGGACGAGCAATTGTTTGGTTCGTGTCCAGCGAATGTCCGATGCCGGTCTTTCGTTTGATACGTCGCTCGATTTTGCAGGGGGCGAAGACCAGCTCTTTTTCCGCGAGTTGCTGGCGCGCGACGGGACGATCGCTTACGCCGCGCAAGCAACGGTCTGGGAGATTCTTCCGGCCGCGCGGCGGTCGATCGGCTGTGTTCTCAAGCGCAGCTTTCGGCGGGGCAATTCTTTAGCAATGTGCGATCGCCGTCTCAAGGGAGATTTTTTCGGCCTCGCGATTCGCGCTGCAAAGGGCTTGGCTATCATGGCCATAGGAGCCGCGCAGCTCGTCCCCCTGGCTCTCTTTCGCGGCAAGGCGGCGGCGGTAATGAGTTCGTTTGAAATTGCGCGCGGAGCCGGAATGCTCGCCGGACTCGCCGGTGTTTCGTATCAAGCATATCGACGGCAAGCATGACGAGATCGGACCTCGTATATCTACTGTTGACCTGCTGCGCGCTGATTGCATCGGTTTTCGTCCGGTCCCCTTTCCCCATGGGCGATCCGGCCATTTTCGAGTACATCGGACATTCGATTACGCGCGGAGCGCATCTTTATACCGATCTATGGGACAATAAGCTGCCTAGCATCTATTACGTCAATGCTCTTTGGTGGCTGGCGTTTGGAGCGGATTATCGGCTACACGCGTTGGCGGAATCCGCGATCAACGCGGGAACGTTTGCGCTCTTCGCCCTTATCGCGCGTACTTTGGGCGTAACTCGATGGGCGGCGGCTACGCTCGTCTTCGCTCTGCTTTACCTTTTTGTCGGCGGCGCGCTCGATCAAACTGAACAGTATGCGACGCCGTTGATCTTGGCAGGTATTCTTCTCGGTCTGCGGCGTCAGGGTGTTCTCGCTGCGGTGGCTTTGGTCGCTGCTTCCACATTTTGGCTGCCGGCAATCGTAGTTGGAATCGTTCCGCTCTTTGCGATTGGCGGCCGGCGGGAGCGCCTCGAACTCGTGCTAATGAGCATTGTCGCGACGATGGGCTGCGCCGTAGCGTTTGCCGCGCTGTTCGGGCCGTCCATCTCCAGCGAGCTCGTGCGCAGCTGGTTTTCGTATCAGGCCGGAAACTACGTCACCGCCGATAGCGTCCAAGTGCATCGCTATCCGTTTCCGTTTCTTTCGCCGCGCTATTACATTGAGTCGGGTCTTGGTGTAATGCTTTGCATGATCGCAATCTTTTGGACTCATGGCCGGACCCGAGCGTTGCGCTTCACTCTTTGGTGGTCGGTCGCGACGCTGGCAATCGTTTTTGCTTTGGGAAGACCGTCGATCCACTTTTTCCTGCCGTTGTATGCACCTCTCGTGCTAGTTCTTGGGCTTCAGACGCTTGACGTCCATGCGTTCCTAAAGCGGTGGTATTTTTCAAGTGTCGCCGTCGTCTGCGCTGCACTAATGATCGTCTTCGCGGTACGCGACAGTCGTCGAGACTTTTTCGGAACGCCGGCGGCCATCACATATACCGGTGATCTCGTTCGGGATGCCTTCGGTCCTCGTGTCGTAGCTCTTTTACCATGGGAAATCTATCTGACATCGGACGCCGTCCCACCGAGTCGTTTCTTTCTTGCGCAAGGGAACGTCAAGTTCGCCAAGGATCGGGATCTCTGGGTACGAGAGCCAACCGTGTTCGTCGATGCCGCAGATTTGCGGTTCAACGGCGTGCAGCCGCCTGATAATCTCCGGTTCGTATGCCGGAATAGCCGGACGCTTCCGTATGTGATCCATGCGGAACGCCCGATTAGCGGAATTTCATGCGAACACACATGATCGCGCGAGTGCTCCTCGTACTTTTCGTACTGCTGCTTTTCGGCATACTCGAATCTCCGGATAGCACGGAGAGCGGTTCGGGAATTCAACAGGCAATCTGGACGCTTACTTACGTGGTCTCCATCTTGGGCCTGTACGTGGAGCGTCGGCGTGCGTGGCCGCTCATTCGCAATTCTTGGCCGATCGTCGCTTTGATTGGTTTGATCGTCGTATCTTCCGTTTGGTCGGATTACCACGCGATCAGTCTCAAGCGTGCGCTCGAGCTCGTTGGCACATCGGCATCTGCGTACTTCATCGCCGTACATTTCAAGCTAT of the Candidatus Baltobacteraceae bacterium genome contains:
- a CDS encoding Wzz/FepE/Etk N-terminal domain-containing protein, with protein sequence MGLLHDLYKILDVLQRRRILVYVSLAVGLVVMVLALRVIPKSYESSSRVLIVADNNGRDPSVTSIDLPAVATSTAVLSRVMEDLKLPVSLSSLKHSVKARVSPRSSIMEITYRDTQPDRAVAVPNAIADELSLYYETISTSRADSTIAKLDAAIAASLQRIELLSRRIAVQSAHDPLVQSDHAFTALTARLDDLTSQRQFARVALEADMAARNALSGSPALSKIARHEELQNDSTYGELAAGTAKDAAALAFTKAAYTGRYPGLPGLKTKVEAERQATESRERATIASPNAYSPSLAANELEQRKAEGVIIGDRAKVAAIDTLVAQTKAQLRDLPSATATEEQLRLKQDAAKADYLALTGQRTAAVASRAEALSLGSVVVVDRAVRADAAVVGLSGIRLAAMVFLLVLSFALASAYVAEMLDPHLRRPSQIEDMYGAHLIATLSMDQ
- a CDS encoding lipopolysaccharide biosynthesis protein — encoded protein: MRLLTQSGFYLIGRVGPAAIGVCGIAIYTRLLDPASIGTYAILLSTSLLASGIGFTWLRIAALRVAAGEKKLETDFTTTVGLLFVGTAIVVAVIEGVALHFYQRGFSVDLIVLAAAAAISAAWYDLNASLLQARLKVVSWGLLNLARAVVAVTCSVVLIYAGFREEALLGGFVFGNASTLAFMKMWRPAVTGRFDAALFWRCFHFGWPQSVNAAQALIAPTFQRWTLQLIAGSGAVGIFAVSQDFSTQTIASIVGAISLAGIPLAYREKERGDVAALNAQLRENAGLIFAIALPATVGFAILSSPIAHSLFGMRFWSGASLILTLVGVSAFAVNLRTYYFDQAFELAMETRPQAAISVIGTVLAVAATLILVPRFAAVGAAVGGLLASIVCLVLSIVWGMRILRMPLPIRDWSRTAIATIGMGLVLVLVPKENNLLGLFFAISGGTIVYIVLSSAMRFSLLRTHFGGRFVWLQR
- a CDS encoding glycosyltransferase family 2 protein, translated to MTRVCIAVPTFRRVEYLGKLLTTLSNLTPLDREFTVGVVILDNDPDGSARSTVSGTAATFPFALHYEHVPSRGLSTVRNYALAYALQHADVLVMLDDDELPEPQWLSELLRVARATAADAVIGPVQALLPDDAPRWIREFRAREYPRFRDGELVADGWTSNCLVRVQRMSDAGLSFDTSLDFAGGEDQLFFRELLARDGTIAYAAQATVWEILPAARRSIGCVLKRSFRRGNSLAMCDRRLKGDFFGLAIRAAKGLAIMAIGAAQLVPLALFRGKAAAVMSSFEIARGAGMLAGLAGVSYQAYRRQA
- a CDS encoding glycosyltransferase gives rise to the protein MKVLVVTDQVPGHDLAFQKSGHAQYLGSLLKHFAVRGDNVTLVVFRPKVDFLALSSRRLGYDLIGPSFAHIGASIVLLSPIGICRWIAWKIFARLPQRWQSAIDSVRQRFRRARKTVHHLGTFIAEAEIEFVRVAIRTAKFDLVVYDGIFNSCGRIEDAQHWLLAHEVKHERTAIFARQGVDVTASAVSAEVESRILADVDTVIAIQQEDAREFRRLSPGSRVIVLPATIAMSPRRSVVEATRRRCMFVGSGSYHNYDGISWFIRECWPQIRAAIPAATLDIFGSVCYRLGEPPPGVTLHGVVDDLSPEYASASVTIVPLRVGSGLKVKLVEAFAHEQAIVTTPVGAQGLMEIEPRPFVIAHPSAEFAAATVALLSDPERQRVLRAVARRCAQSFAPDTAFGEFDDALASDTRVSA
- a CDS encoding WecB/TagA/CpsF family glycosyltransferase gives rise to the protein MAAAMTATPRHVDSYDLYGGKITPVTIDDLLSLLESYVDCGQQCIVASQNMHGLRVRLQDAAMRRLHELPQTYVHIDGMPLVLLSRLRGIQASRRHRVTLVDFIWPLLALAERRAWRVYFLGGSDAVVQAASGRIGARFPRLDFRARQGYFEESSSSAVASQIASFAPHVVLVGMGMGRQESWILDHYEALAPASIVTVGACMEYIAGTVGTPPRWMGRTGLEWLYRFAENPSRFWRRYLIEPWIVLAYVLWYTVSR
- a CDS encoding NAD-dependent epimerase/dehydratase family protein, with translation MLHLVTGGAGFLGAHLTNALVDDGHSVIIADNFSTGHVRNLEYAISTGRATLVYVDVAQPYADLCHILADAVKTRIERIYHLASPASPKAYGEHPWETLQVNAIGTMALIDLALEHEARFLFASTSEIYGDPLVHPQPESYFGNVDPIGPRSCYDEGKRFGEAAVATAVRTRQLDGRVVRFFNCYGPAMDESDGRLVPELFHAAEAGLPLPIHGTGKQTRSMTYVDDAMVMLRAVMDRTQPELQPVNIGSDEELTVEEIARVVARVCGVAFETQYLPAREGDPQMRKPDLTRIRSYGVPPPTTLEEGLRATYRWLRDERRAFA